A window from Primulina huaijiensis isolate GDHJ02 chromosome 11, ASM1229523v2, whole genome shotgun sequence encodes these proteins:
- the LOC140987380 gene encoding kinesin-like protein KIN-14S, which yields MDGNSDSVDICSGASEDTQEFCSYPEQTLPILQKIKVLSEKVKIIRNEHALLCNEVKSFTDHSLIGSEAFTALQNLVTEHELLKKKSYEEYELLKKKYLQESSERKNLYNEVIELKGNIRVFCRCRPLKQEEIENDLTSIIDFTSSKETELQIICSDSSRKQFKLDHVFRPEDNQEAVFLQTLPIVTSVLDGYNACIFAYGQTGTGKTYTMEGTHENRGVNYRTLEELFRLSKERNCMKYELFVSMLEVYNEKIRDLLVENSNQPTKKLEIKQSAEGTQEVPGLVEAQVFGTDEVWGLLELGSRERSVGSTNANELSSRSHCLLRVTVVGENLINGERTKSHLWLVDLAGSERVGKIEIEGERLKESQFINKSLSALGDVVSALASRSSHIPYRNSKLTHMLQSSLGGDCKTLMFVQISPIVADLGETLCSLNFASRVRGVEQGPARKQPDHAELLKYKQLAEKAKQDEKETKKLQDYFQALQLRLVAREQIYKNLQEKVRDLENQLDVERKTRIKQEARALSSISTKPSTVSTSNRGQNTTDKKPPLPPPKFRLPLQRISNFMTNPSPIPSNKYKASFLPVVDEHKENMSYDRAKPIFKARRGSVVVRPPPSTNQLLQPRRRASVATLCTESNSNTTTPLHYSTIRSRPDRAVGRQSFVWDPKRVWKTSRVSSPLPQWRQTSNAATEATPLSFRSSKFRGSPPSGSLIPKHPTVVALHKKQLVWSPLKLRSMKNNRKSLLSLPKINN from the exons ATGGATG GAAATAGTGATTCGGTGGATATCTGTAGTGGTGCCTCCGAGGACACCCAAGAATTCTGCTCTTATCCGGAGCAGACTCTTCCTATCCTTCAGAAAATCAAAGTTCTCAGCGAGAAAGTAAAG ATCATTAGGAATGAGCATGCGCTCCTGTGTAATGAAGTGAAGAGCTTCACAGATCATTCTTTAATTGGTTCCGAAGCTTTCACTGCTCTTCAGAATCTTG TCACAGAACATGAACTTCTGAAGAAGAAAAGTTATGAAGAGTAtgaactactgaaaaagaagtATCTACAAGAATCATCAGAAAGAAAGAATCTTTACAATGAAGTCATTGAACTCAAAGGAAATATCAGAGTCTTCTGTAGGTGTAGGCCCctaaaacaagaagaaattgaaaatgatctgacttcaattattgATTTTACCTCGTCTAAGGAAACTGAGCTACAAATCATCTGCTCTGATTCTTCTCGAAAGCAGTTCAAGTTGGATCATGTATTCAGACCTGAGGACAACCAAG AGGCTGTCTTTCTTCAAACTCTGCCAATAGTGACCTCTGTCTTGGATGGTTATAATGCATGCATATTCGCCTATGGACAAACTGGAACAGGTAAGACATATACTATGGAAGGAACACATGAAAATAGGGGAGTGAACTACAGGACTCTGGAGGAACTCTTTAGATTATCAAAAGAAAGGAACTGTATGAAATATGAATTGTTTGTCAGCATGCTAGAGGTTTACAATGAAAAGATCAGGGATCTCCTGGTTGAGAACTCGAATCAACCTACCAAGAA GCTGGAGATCAAACAATCGGCTGAAGGTACTCAGGAGGTCCCTGGACTTGTTGAGGCACAAGTTTTTGGTACAGATGAAGTTTGGGGGCTGCTAGAATTAGGCAGTCGAGAAAGATCTGTTGGATCAACCAATGCTAATGAGCTGAGTAGCCGGTCTCACTG TTTGTTACGTGTGACTGTCGTGGgagagaatttaataaatggggaAAGAACGAAAAGTCATTTGTGGCTTGTTGACCTGGCAGGAAGTGAGCGTGTAGGTAAGATTGAAATTGAAGGCGAAAGGCTGAAGGAATCCcagtttataaataaatcattgtcTGCACTGGGGGATGTTGTGTCTGCCCTTGCCTCCAGATCATCTCATATTCCATACAG GAACTCGAAGCTCACTCATATGCTGCAGAGTTCTTTAG GAGGAGACTGTAAAACTTTGATGTTTGTTCAAATCAGCCCAATTGTGGCTGATTTAGGAGAAACTCTTTGCTCCTTGAATTTTGCTAGTCGCGTACGAGGAGTGGAGCAAGGACCTGCTCGGAAACAGCCAGATCATGCTGAGCTTTTGAAATACAAGCAGTTG GCAGAAAAGGCTAAACAAGATGAGAAGGAAACAAAGAAGTTGCAGGACTATTTTCAGGCTTTGCAATTAAGGCTTGTTGCTAGAGAACAAATTTACAAAAATCTTCAAGAGAAG GTTCGGGATCTTGAAAATCAATTAGACGTGGAAAGAAAAACTAGAATAAAACAAGAGGCCAGAGCTTTGTCCTCAATTTCAACTAAACCCTCTACTGTATCCACTTCAAACCGAGGACAAAATACAACTGATAAAAAACCACCTTTGCCTCCACCAAAGTTTAGGTTGCCACTTCAAAGAATCTCAAACTTTATGACAAATCCATCCCCCATTCCCTCAAACAAATACAAGGCATCATTTCTACCAGTTGTGGACGAACACAAAGAGAATATGTCATATGACAGGGCTAAGCCAATTTTTAAAGCAAGGCGAGGCTCTGTTGTTGTAAGACCACCACCATCAACAAATCAGCTTCTTCAGCCCAGAAGAAGGGCTTCCGTTGCAACTCTCTGCACTGAATCTAACTCAAACACGACAACTCCACTTCACTATTCGACTATTAGGTCAAGGCCTGATCGTGCTGTGGGGCGACAATCATTTGTGTGGGATCCAAAAAGAGTATGGAAAACATCAAGAGTATCTTCTCCGCTGCCACAATGGAGACAAACGTCAAATGCTGCTACAGAAGCTACTCCTCTTTCCTTTAGAAGTAGTAAGTTTAGAGGAAGTCCCCCATCAG GTTCACTGATTCCGAAGCATCCTACGGTCGTGGCTCTTCATAAGAAACAGTTGGTTTGGAGTCCACTGAAGTTGAGAAGCATGAAAAACAACCGAAAATCGTTATTGTCATTACCCAAAATCAACAATTAA
- the LOC140987456 gene encoding uncharacterized protein, whose protein sequence is MDTVRALLYVGGYVIIADGRVGYSIPATRPIKIPRSTTFSQLLNHVHRKLEIDPSKFCIKLSTKYCYSSLSRYIEEHVYITDDDSLQFMLELPTLDCMYLYVDSSPVLQSVSDYDFDAVLPVITQGLGTIGVNEAGPSMYNVDEQSAQTSSGIDTGPWDHHITTHTEEDYAWGMNRTRELDFTSGGWDHHITVPSGVDFAWGSSRTGQLDLNSWVPEENTTNVRHFDSSAQAANIPSPITEHMDEQDDLFGDSSHQVMNSDDDFYATSSDGEDDHHVENANEGSSPRVLMSGATMTENIPIAPEQHLREIPQFFNEVYDEQIPDSFGIPSSSRTNFYNPERPELGVKMVFKSKGDLIASVKDFSVRVLRREYIVVQSSPTIWKVKCKNWSEDGNCGWGLQASLKKV, encoded by the coding sequence ATGGATACTGTCAGAGCCTTACTTTACGTAGGTGGATATGTCATTATTGCAGATGGTAGGGTTGGATATAGTATCCCCGCGACCAGGCCCATTAAAATCCCTCGCTCTACTACATTTTCTCAATTGTTGAATCATGTGCATCGCAAGCTGGAGATCGACCCATCAAAATTCTGCATCAAATTGTCAACAAAATATTGTTATAGCTCGTTGTCTCGTTACATTGAAGAGCATGTCTATATCACAGATGATGATAGTCTACAATTTATGTTGGAGTTGCCGACACTGGATTGCATGTACTTGTATGTTGATTCATCGCCAGTGTTACAGAGCGTAAGTGATTACGATTTTGATGCAGTCCTGCCAGTAATAACGCAAGGTTTGGGAACAATAGGTGTTAATGAAGCGGGACCTTCTATGTATAACGTCGATGAACAGTCAGCTCAGACCTCTTCTGGGATCGACACTGGTCCTTGGGATCATCATATCACGACTCACACTGAAGAAGACTATGCATGGGGGATGAACAGAACACGAGAATTGGATTTTACTTCAGGGGGTTGGGATCATCATATCACGGTTCCATCAGGAGTTGATTTTGCATGGGGTTCTAGTAGAACAGGCCAATTGGATTTAAATTCATGGGTTCCTGAAGAAAATACCACAAATGTCAGACATTTCGATAGTTCTGCTCAGGCGGCAAATATTCCCTCCCCAATTACAGAACACATGGATGAGCAAGATGATTTATTTGGGGACAGTTCGCATCAGGTCATGAATAGCGATGATGATTTTTATGCTACATCAAGTGACGGAGAAGATGATCATCATGTTGAGAATGCAAATGAAGGGTCATCGCCGCGTGTGTTAATGTCTGGAGCAACGATGACAGAGAACATTCCTATTGCACCAGAGCAACATCTACGTGAAATTCCCCAATTTTTCAATGAAGTCTACGACGAACAAATTCCAGATTCATTTGGTATTCCTTCTTCTTCTCGAACAAACTTTTACAATCCTGAAAGGCCAGAGCTCGGTGTAAAAATGGTTTTTAAGAGCAAAGGTGATTTAATAGCTTCAGTCAAGGATTTTTCTGTTCGGGTTTTGAGACGTGAATATATCGTTGTCCAAAGTTCTCCGACAATTTGGAAGGTGAAATGCAAGAACTGGTCCGAAGATGGCAACTGTGGGTGGGGACTTCAAGCATCGTTAAAAAAAGTTTAG
- the LOC140987320 gene encoding floral homeotic protein APETALA 1-like: MALEKMDSAEKITEGKSSSGNKSAFSNRRACLIKKASELAILCGCEVAIIGYSNDGKLFEYASSDMAKIMKRVEECQRIKKGVPVNHDPEREEDVLREEMEKLKQKEDQHVLGRDLNSMSREDL, from the exons atggcTCTAGAGAAGATGGATTCCGCAGAGAAAATTACCGAGGGCAAAAGTAGCAGCGGCAACAAAAGTGCGTTCAGCAACAGGCGTGCTTGTTTGATTAAGAAGGCGAGTGAATTAGCTATTCTCTGCGGTTGCGAAGTTGCCATTATCGGATACTCCAACGACGGGAAGTTGTTCGAATATGCTAGTTCCGA CATGGCGAAAATAATGAAGAGAGTTGAAGAGTGCCAGCGAATTAAAAAAGGTGTTCCGGTGAACCACGATCCAGAG AGGGAGGAGGATGTTCTGAGAGAAGAGATGGAAAAGCTCAAACAAAAGGAGGACCA GCATGTGTTGGGGAGGGATCTCAATAGCATGAGTCGCGAAGATTTGTGA